The following are encoded in a window of Panicum virgatum strain AP13 chromosome 5N, P.virgatum_v5, whole genome shotgun sequence genomic DNA:
- the LOC120674962 gene encoding UDP-glycosyltransferase 1-like — protein MASHDEKAKKHVVIYAPASMSSHLVSMEELGELLAAHGLKVTVAIGGRTGDEAAGSFAAALPELSFRRLPPVTRPRDVPGHDYVALTFELARASNSDLREFLRAASPLPAALVLDFFCGSAVHVGAELGIPTYFFFTSSISGLAELLYHPVIHERTTVSLRDLGGERLHIPGIPGIPVEDLPAAILDRNSLANRLFLALSEQMCESHGIIMNSFRALEPGAIDAIVSGLCTPPERRTPPLHCVGPLMKLEKAGANRHECLAWLDAQPDASVVFLCFGTMGRFSAEQTRQVARGLETSGQRFVWVVRRPPGEDSRGKPADPDLDALLPDGFLARTKGKGLVVPAWAPQREVLAHAAVGGFVTHCGWNSVLEAIVGGVPMLAWPMYAEQRTNKVFLVEELRLAVALEGYDKEAVRHEEVAAKVRWLMESDGGGELRERTRAAMRQAKEALSDGGESRTALLELVRQWKK, from the coding sequence ATGGCGAGCCACGACGAGAAGGCAAAGAAGCACGTGGTGATCTACGCCCCGGCGTCGATGAGCAGCCACCTTGTCtccatggaggagctcggcgagctgctcgcggcGCACGGCCTCAAGGTCACCGTCGCGATCGGCGGGCGGACCGGCGACGAGGCCGCCGGATCATTCGCCGCCGCGCTTCCCGAGCTCTCcttccgccgcctcccgcccgtGACGCGCCCGCGCGACGTGCCCGGCCACGACTACGTGGCACTGACCTTCGAGCTCGCCCGCGCCTCCAACTCCGACCTCCGCGAGTTCCTCCGCGCTGCctccccgctcccggccgccctCGTCCTCGACTTCTTCTGCGGCAGCGCCGTGCACGTCGGCGCCGAGCTCGGCATCCCGACCTATTTCTTCTTCACCTCGTCCATCTCCGGTCTGGCGGAATTGCTGTACCATCCCGTGATCCATGAGCGGACAACCGTGAGCCTCCGAGACCTCGGTGGCGAGCGTCTGCACATTCCGGGCATCCCCGGGATACCCGTGGAAGACCTCCCCGCGGCGATCCTCGACCGCAACAGCCTCGCCAACAGACTCTTCCTCGCCCTGTCCGAACAGATGTGCGAATCGCACGGCATTATCATGAACAGCTTCCGCGCGCTGGAGCCGGGCGCCATCGACGCCATCGTGAGCGGCCTCTGCACGCCGCCGGAGCGTCGGACGCCACCGCTGCACTGCGTCGGCCCGCTGATGAAGCTGGAGAAGGCCGGCGCGAACCGGCACGAGTGCCTGGCGTGGCTCGACGCCCAACCGGACGCCAGCGTCGTGTTCCTCTGCTTCGGCACCATGGGCCGATTCAGCGCGGAGCAGACGAGGCAGGTGGCGCGCGGGCTGGAGACGAGCGGGCAGCGGTTCGTGTGGGtcgtgcgccgcccgcccggcgAGGACAGCAGGGGGAAGCCGGCGGACCCCGACCTGGACGCGCTCCTCCCCGACGGCTTCCTTGCCCGCACCAAGGGGAAGGGGCTGGTGGTGCCGGCGTGGGCGCCGCAGCGGGAGGTGCTGGCCCACGCCGCGGTCGGGGGGTTCGTGAcgcactgcgggtggaactcggTGCTGGAGGCGATCGTGGGCGGCGTGCCGATGCTGGCGTGGCCCATGTACGCCGAGCAGCGGACGAACAAGGTGTTCCTGGTCGAGGAGCTGCGCCTGGCCGTGGCTCTGGAAGGTTACGACAAGGAGGCGGTCAGGCACGAGGAGGTGGCTGCGAAGGTGAGGTGGCTGATGGAgtcggacggcggcggggagctccgGGAGCGGACACGGGCGGCCATGCGGCAGGCGAAGGAGGCGCTGAGCGACGGTGGGGAGTCGAGAACAGCGCTGCTGGAGCTCGTAAGACAGTGGAAGAAGTGA